CTAAAAACAAATTGGCTGGCGGTAAATCAATTATTATCACTGAACGAGTTTGAAGATATTATATTACCTGattcaaacaaagaacaaatcAATTCCAGGTTGATCTGATGGGTCACTTGTCGATAACgctagcaaaaaaaaaacaaaaaacagaagaatgaaaaaaaaaaactttaaaacctGCGTGATGGTTTCATTACCTGGATGTTTCAAAGATTGCCTGTTACATTCTATTTTGTTGctttaattaaccctttgactcctaagagtgactagcatctaatttctccttacaatataacccctgaatcaTAAAGTAAGGTTGTGAGGATAAGAAACCTGAGCACCTTATGacatgtatagagaagagtatggagaatttggataTTGATGTTGGGGTTTAAAGGTTAAGGTTACAGCAAAGGTGAGAGCTATATTGTATCTCTACGTGAACATGATCACAAAAAGCTTAGTTTTAACAATGTATGGAGAGCAGAAACAAGGAATTCTGCCATTTGTTTTGAACCATATGAAAAGAAATCTAGACAAGGTTAAACTTGAGACAAAGCATGTAAGTGCCATTCTCCTAGTAATTAAAGTAAAAGTCTAGTCTCAAGCTTCAATTCTTCTGCCAAATGCAGTAGCCATAAATAAAGGGCAAGCCACTACTTACACGGAGAGCATCTTTAAGAATACTTTCTTGTTCTGCTTTGTCTTTACTTTGTTTAGCCAGCATTAAAAGTTCACCAGCCTAaaagggaatttaaaaaatcaacaagTGCATTACTTTACAAACCGATCAGTCTAAATCTTTCATCAATAGGCAGAGatttcattaaccctttgatcTCTTAAGAGTaactagcacctaatttctcattacattgtcatccctgaatcacacaacAAGGTCACATGactaaagaaaatgatgatCAACTAAAGATGATCAtgataattaaacaaattctccatgtaagcaccttaggaaatttagGGAGAAAAGGTGGAGAAGATGGATATTGATATTAGGGTTTACAGGGTTAGGAAATGTGGTAGCAGAAGAATAGTGTAAAGTAAAAAGAGAATATGCTCCACCTTTGAATAAAAAGTAGCTCAAGGTATAGAAATTTATTTGGAGAATTTTGGGAAGTAGCAAGACAACTTTGCAATCTCCACTCTATAATGACCTCTCTACAAATATGTGGTTGCAAAATGTATTCTAAGACTCCTCAGTTAGGTTCAAAACCTTTGATATTTTCAGAGAAGCTTTACAGTCTGTTTTTATCCTGATAAAGTTGTACCTTTGAAGACACTGCATCATCATTGCTGAATAAATGTGGACAGACCTCCCTCAACTTCTCACTGATAATATCTGTAGAGGTACCGTCATCCAGATAACAGTTGATCAATGATGCAATGAGGGCACTGCAGATCTACAGGAAATACAGGTGACATTAGTTTTCTGCTGCATCAATTACAAAAAAGCACATTTCTTACCCATGTAGTAACCAAATGTGAACTTGCAGTCAAAATCATGAAGTTCTCTGAAAAGtttgatgacaaaaacaaatctCAAATCCATTTGCCAACTGTGCAGACACCCAACAAACAGAATTTTAGCCCCTGATAAGAGTTACATCCATGATCTGTTTAGATGCATTCAGCATCTATACACAGGGCAAAAGGGGGGGGAGGCACATAAGAAAGAgcattgcattgcattgcattgtCCAGGAAAATGATTATCATTAATACTTAAATAACTTCCTAATATGTTCCTACTGAGCAAAGCAAAGTCTACATAAATTTTACTCAATTTGTTTGAACAAACACAATTGCCATGGTTACCTCCTGCCCCTTAGTTGCCAGGTCTCTAAACTTGACATGCTTTAAACGATCCCTTATTGTCTGAAATTAAAACACAACAATGACTTAACAAACACCAGAGTTGCTCAAATAACTAAGCTTAGAAATTATTTCCTAGAattatatctctcagttagtacttatgctatgattggtcaatatATCAGGCCATACTTCGCTATACTGCCTGCTAAATTCAAAGGTTTGCTTAAATTGTAATGTTCCCCCTCCATTTAAACCCACTAATATAAGAAATTCACTGTTTAATCagtttaataacaaaaataatcaaagaCAAAATGTCTTACAGTATCAAGATGAAGTATGACATCTTCAATGTTGTGTTCATTAAGAACTTGCCACAGACTGAGAGTCTCCACTGACCGGTCTACAAGTGACTTGAAATTTATCACAAAGTTTTTCTCTGGATTGATTGTTTCATTTGAACCTGTGAAAAGTTGTAAACATAAGTTACATTTTAATTCCAGTTCTAGTAGTGAAACTAAAAACTAAAGTAATCAAATCAATCTGTCacagcaaaggaaaatatcacaaggaggcAACAAGAACACAGTAAGAAGCCTCAAGTGAGGAAAACCTCTGTGACCCAAACTGCAATAGTTGATCTATTGTTTGTTTAGATACTTATCAGTGGAGATGCAGAGTGACAAAATGATGTGGACAAATCACAGAGAGAATAGTAGAGCAAACCTAGAGAAATCCTAGTTAACTCTatatacttaaccctttaactcccaagatctcattagtaattctccttactatctcctatacagttcttgtgatgttagtttggaggatttagtattggatcatcttataatcccctaaccgatatttttctttattctcatcacttgtctgcttgatattgttttgatattgttaggagaaattctttcttggtcacttatgggagttaaagggttaaccctttaactcccaacatctgattattaattctcccctcacACCGCTACACATTTTGGTGTTGGATAAGGataaaacttctacctgataagtttgagtattctcatcaccagtttgctggataatatatggatatgGAAGGGACAAGTTATATGTTAAATACTTCAAGGAGTAGAAGGGTttactgaaaattgctcttagaaaaaaacaaacattggtaAGATTTGGATTTTGTGTTTTAGTTTCATCCTGaatatacattttattttatggTATGACTATTTGTGGAAAAGAGTACAAAACAAAGCTGATTAACTAACTACTAACCTGGATGAGTTTGTTGGAGAAATGGCTGCGTACCACTCATTGTTACTCCAGGAAAActgaaagataagaaaataaacctcttaaaaacaaaaatttcttcaatacAAAGAACAATTCACTCTCAAGAGCACACATAACAAGAACTATGTGAATATAAAGGGTAcggacaaaaagaaatattctcACCCCCCTTCCCTGTCTGGAAGCAAGAACCTGAAATTCTGCTCCATCCATGTTTGAAGCTGTCGTAGTTTTCCCAAAATCCATCCAAGTTGGTCAACATTAAGCACACTCCGTAAAACTGGAACATGCTGAAATATCAAAccaaaagccaaaaaaaaaaaaaagcattgaggAAACTATCAACTTTAACTACCAGATCAAAGTATGGCAATACTGTGAAAAGTCAACCTGGAAACACTACAAccattcttaaccctttaactccaatgagtgatgaaaacagaacttctccttacaatatcaatacaatatcaaccagataagtgatgagaataaaggaaaatatatcaatttggggataattagttgatctagtactacattctctgaactaactttataagaattgtgtggttgacagcaaggagaattacaaatttgatcttagagttaaagggttaaatgggaTGCTTATTCCCTGCATGCTATCATCATTAACCAATGgcattaaatataattttaaccTTACTTTTTTCTCATAAATTCCTTGACTTTTCAACAGAACCTGATTAGCTCTTATCAATTTGTTTGTATGGCAAGAATGGAGTTTAACTACTTCAATACTTGGTCTTGAGTAATTGCAGTTTTCTCACCAAAAAGACAAATACCAAAAAGAATGAAGTTAACAACTTTACATAAATTTACTAATAGTAagaacttaagaaaaaaaattccatttagaATTTTTCTCACCTGTTGAGGCTCTGAAAGATGAGGAACCAAGAAATCTTCAAACACTAATCTTGCATCCCAAACCATTCTAAAGACAGTTGGAAGAACCAAAACTCAGGATTGTCATCAATAAAAAGGGagggttaaaaacaaatttctcatAAGTATTGTGAAAAAGATACATCAAGACAACTATATAGtgactatttcattttttttttttttttgggagggggagggggaagaagaCTGCAcaataaaacttgaaaaacattttaagaagatatttttcaaagaataactGAGCAACAACTGACAAATACACAGGCAATTGTTTCAGATAAGTGATATCAAAATCAAGGAAGATGTTTGAGAAAGCAAAcccaacaaaaattaaatataaataaaatacataCTCAAGGATTCGTGCAAAGTACATGCACAGTCCATCATATTTGCTGGATCTTATCACCTCAGCTCTGACCACTGCCTGCCCCACACCACCAGGGTGAGGTGTTGATGTCACAACCCCTGGACTGTTGAATCCTTGTCTGACTCCTGGGGAAGCTACATAGCTACCTCCCTGGGTGATGCTTGGCTCAGCAGGATTACCGGGTGTACCAGCTTGGGAGGGGTGGTGTGACACTGATTCTCCATATTTGAAGAAAGCTCTTGTGGCCCATTCAGCAATCTGattgtaacaaaatatttttctttaatttttttctctttgtacaATAAATGCAAGATTTGCATTTAACAATTGTACAGGATAAAAGTAAATTATGGATTATTGTGAGTGGTAAAACATACAGGGTAATgtaaaaggatgaaaaaaagattgaataaaggtaaaaatgacataAGGCAGTCtgaaaatcctcaaagtaaATTGCAATGGCAACAGTTGCTGGTCTCTTTTAACAGATCTGCACATTACTTAATGCCCTTCACACAGTCATAAACCTAAAGCTGTCTGACATAAAATGCATATCAAACACAACATTAAAGTTGTGACAATTAGCAATTTAGGTTAATTACAATCAAGTATAATTTGGGAAACTGTGAAACAAGACTTACTTGTTGTTGGGAAGTCTGAGTTGAGCAAGCTATAACAAGACATGTTGCACAAGCCTGGTCTTCCTGTATAAATTACAAAATGATCTATCAGGGGGTGAGTCCATTTAACAGaccttttttaagaaaaaagcaTGGTAACAttttcctgatccttccatTCACTATTTATTTGTGTAAACTAACCTTATAACATTTGAAAAAAGCATGTACAGAGTCAGAGTCAAAACCCTGACTCTGTATCAATAACTGTTGCAGCTGTTCCACTGGACGATACGTTGTAAACAGATAACTTCCCTGTTGAATCAAAGtaacatcaaattttaatcAGATAAGCAGAGTTGACTTTCAACTTTGGCCCATGTTTGTGTGGAGTTAACTTTGAACATCAACAACTTAAGACCTGAGTAACTTAATAAACTGGGTATTGCCAGTGTGAATTAACAGCGGAGTGTTTTTTAAAACCTCTCAGTGCATTAATTTTGCTCTGTTATTTCCCGATGAAGATGCATGACATGAAATGATTCCTTGCAGGGAAGATGCAATTAGTGACAATTAACCACAGAAATTTGAAAGACAGCCAGCAAGAGAAACAGAGAAGATTTTAATGGAAAATGTCAATGGACATAGAGATTGGCAGACCATGTTCTAACCTGAGAACTTAGAGCAACATATGATCTCCGAGGGGATGCATGCTGCCTGACGACAGCAGGTGGCTCCATCCACTGGTCTCTGACAATGGGACAATGACTAAGCATGTTATTTCCAAATTCAGGAACTTCACTTAAAGACCAAGTTCGTCCATCCATAGGCACTGTCACCTTGAAAAATATCACCAATTAAAGTAACTTAGTAATAAACcgttaaccctttgcaccctaacatcagtaagcatattctccatactgttctctatacatttcattaggttctgacaaggagaatttgtttaataatcaggagcttcttcagttgatgatcatttctcTATTCTTATGACCGTAatttttgattcagggatgacatTGTGAGAAAAATAAGATGCCAGTTACTCATAAGGACCTCAGGGTTAACTAATAGAAGCAGTAATggcaatcaaaaaaatttgagttCAGTATGGAATAAATGAGCACATGTAAATTCTAACCTGACATTCGATCATCTTAACTTACAACATTAAACTATAATCTATTAACTCATACTGAACAAGTCTGTCACAGGTGATTCTCCtcgtaaataaaatttaatatttttgattaattgacAAATTGTACCTGTGCctgataataaaataattatgccTAATACAGGCCACACATGATTTGTCAGGGTACTATAAGACTTATTATTTGATTGTCAGGGCTATATAAGATTTATTACCTGCATTTCCTTAAGTGGTGTCTGAAAGGGAAATGAATCAGGACTGATTCCCCAAAGAACATCCATATCTTCAGTTTGAGAAGCAGCCATGAGTGAGATTCCTGAGCAAAAGAAATTCAGAAAACAGAAGGTAACCACAAAGCAAGTAACAAAATTGAGAATCAGATGATAAATTTATGTAATTTTTAAGTTTCCAACACAATTAATGAGTCAAGTGTTAGCCTTTGCCAAAATAACTGTGATGGCAAACTTTACCCCTTTGCTTATTGAAAGATTGAAATAATTGGCAAATTTAGACAATTTTTGTCTACTGTATGAGCTACTCATCAGAGcaaaagggtaaaatttccaTCATCAGCCTTTTGAAATTTGGTTTTTGGAGACGtaataattatttacaaaaacaacagaaacatCAGCTTTGGAAAACTGCTTTAACCTCTCAACCCCTTGGAGTGATTGGCATCTACTTTCTCTTAACATTATATCAGTtcaagaataaaggacatgatcacaaacaatagaaattctTGATTTTGAAACAGTTCTCCCGGTCAGCATCTTAGGAGATGaatagagaacagcatggagaaatGTGCATATTGATGATGGTGAGGAACGGGTTAATGGTTAAATTCTCTTTATCATCCTTAATAATTCTAAGTAAGATATGAACATAAATTATCTAGCAAACTGTTCATGTCTAAATTTGTGATatccaaacaaaaaaaccattcaGAATGCAAAGTGTCAGAGCTCTGAATATTACTTGTTACAAGTTACAAAGTAGTAATTGTACCTTGTCGGTAAAAAGCTGCATGTACTTTTGAAGGCTTCTGTGAAGTTGCAGATGGTGCAAAACCTGGTGGAAGTCTTATGTGAACAAGTTGCAGTTTGGTTGGTCTTTCCAGTGGTGTTCTGATATTTGTTGTGGAAAAGTAAAGTCGCACACCTAATAAACAGGAACATACACTGAAACAATACCCTTATCAACCATGCAAATAATTTGATTGACTAGGTAAGGAAAGTCCTGAAAAGGACAGTTGTAAGTGAAGGTAACTGACATCTCAACAACCTGGGTGGAAGTCATCAGTTCAGTcaagatgataatgatgacaagtTCTGCTCGGGGGTTGTAAAACATCAGTTACCAACACTGAGAATGGTCCTTTTCAGCACTACTCTCACTTGAACAATCACAAAAAAGAATTTTAGGTTACCCTTGAGTCAAAAACATTTACTGAATAAAATTCTTGGGAAACTAAACCATGAAAATGCAATTGCTGTTAAAAGGATATGAAATCAGTAAATCAAGGGGTGCATGTCAAAAGAGGCCAAAGTGACATCTGGTGAACTGCTAGGCTCTCCTTTCAAACTGTCTTGTATTCTCTTGTGAAACACAGGGCAGTTGATGATGCATCAAAAGTCACTCTAAGCTTCATTCCAAACAACCCCAATGCACTCCTTTCACCAATCTCAATTTCAAATCACCAATTTCTACTTGCTAGTGTATGGATAATAtaagaaaaattacttttttgtcACTCCtgaatgaaagggttaacatgaATATAATGCTTACCAGCATGAGTGATTGCAACCAAATGAACACCTTTTGATTCATGCTTTGCTATAGGTGCAATGTGCACAATTGGTTTAAAAAGATTGCGATCATTGGTTCTGAAAACAGACAAGATGtaatcaatgaaaacaaacctgTCATTACTATGCTATCTACCTCTTTAATAACCTCAACTCAACCATGGATCTTCTCATaggttttgacatttttttttaatgtgataCATGttaaagacagaaacaaaaaaaaaggagtatATATTTGGGACAGTTTCGTGATAAGGTATCAATTTTAAGCAACTAGTCTGACTTATTTCAACAAGAATATCTGGTAAAACTTGCAACATCTAGATATAGCACTCTTAGGGAATGTTATTTGTAATAAATCTTCCtttaattattattcattttaatttttcctgcaataaCCCTACAAAGTTGCTAAAACTAAACTGTTCTACCTTGCAGCAGACTCTGCTTTGTGTGTGATTTTGTCCTGAGTTAATGATGCAACATAGTCCATACTTTGGCCATCAGCACCAAGATCAAACACCTGTCAGAAATGAGTTGATTTGGTTATTGCAAGTGTAGCAACTAGATACTACAGTTTTTGCAATGGAATGCTCTCTCATGATATGTCACAATTATGCAAACGAGAGCCTTTTAAGGGTTGCAGAGAGACAAAACAACCAGCagagagacagacagatagaAAGCTAGACAGATAGAGAGACACACAGATAGACAGACACAGAGAAAAACAGACAGACACAGCAAACAACCAATCAAGTACAAGGAGAGGTAGACAAACAGATCGAGAGGAAGACTTACAAAATCAATATGATTGactaaataaatgtataaaaacATACCTGAATAGTTCCTTTTTCTGACCGTGCATAAAGTGCGTTTCTTGTATTGTCAACTGCTAATTGTACAATGGCATCTGAAACAGACCAATTATAGGTAACTTGTTGTGTGCAAACTGTGTACAAAGTTACCGATACTTTATTATCCTCACCTTCACCACTGAAAGTAGAACTTAAAAATGATGGAACAAGGAAAGATAAGGTTCCTGAAGAATGATTTATTTTCCGGCAATTTCTCCATGGCAACCAACCAGCAGCAGCCTGTAAGGAGTAAAGAAACAATTTACACCTATGACTCAtcctttcaaaataaaatatgggATTTACAATCTAttcaataaaggaaaagtatcCTAAAACTTGtctaaaaatttactttaagAGAGTGATGAGAAAAATCAATCCATTGTAGTGCTTGATACTTTAAAGCTTTTCTGTTCAccctttttttctcaaaagagaTCAACAGTTTCTCTGTGCGATTCTAATGTTTCCTTGCaatcaggtaatgagaaaagaCAAGCTAATCTGCTAAAGGTTGCCGTTTGATATCAGACCACATTCTCCTGTCTAAGTTAAGAGGAAATTAATAgcagttagaagggagaataGCTAATTGAATCTTGTGTAACTTGATAACTAACCTGATAAGCTACTTCATAAACACAGCCATCTTTTCCACCCATAAATATTCTTCCTGACTGAGTTCCAGTGATACAAGTCATATAAATATTATCAGAAGGGATAGAAAACACTGGATTGGGATGAAGATGCATCTCTGAAAACTCATCATGGCTAAAGCTTCCTgaaaaaggttgaaaatacaGTGCATTTGAAGTAGTTCGTGCAATCTTAGGGAACAAATACCTGTTCTGCTTCCTGAGAAGGTCACAAAATTATGTGAAACAAAGTCAGGTATAAACTCACAATTAAGGGCTCAACCAGGTGATATCAATTTAACAGATAGACATCATGTTACCTGGCACCTGTTTTGCAATAGATAACAGA
This is a stretch of genomic DNA from Pocillopora verrucosa isolate sample1 chromosome 12, ASM3666991v2, whole genome shotgun sequence. It encodes these proteins:
- the LOC131783358 gene encoding nuclear pore complex protein Nup155 isoform X1 translates to MSIAVGTSSLGSMVTPEALENAAKEVDRQLAADRQFPELSELINASQQIQTTFSGINDFDYPSLSSPSVGLAGLELVSLLKRVPLPAELMEQFNYMQCNCMMGLFPEIRRAWLTIDSNIYVWNYEDGSDSAYFDGLDETILCAGLVKAKPEIFKDEVRYILCLTTPVDIVLLAVTFTSKKLGSFSHDEFSEMHLHPNPVFSIPSDNIYMTCITGTQSGRIFMGGKDGCVYEVAYQAAAGWLPWRNCRKINHSSGTLSFLVPSFLSSTFSGEDAIVQLAVDNTRNALYARSEKGTIQVFDLGADGQSMDYVASLTQDKITHKAESAARTNDRNLFKPIVHIAPIAKHESKGVHLVAITHAGVRLYFSTTNIRTPLERPTKLQLVHIRLPPGFAPSATSQKPSKVHAAFYRQGISLMAASQTEDMDVLWGISPDSFPFQTPLKEMQVTVPMDGRTWSLSEVPEFGNNMLSHCPIVRDQWMEPPAVVRQHASPRRSYVALSSQGSYLFTTYRPVEQLQQLLIQSQGFDSDSVHAFFKCYKEDQACATCLVIACSTQTSQQQIAEWATRAFFKYGESVSHHPSQAGTPGNPAEPSITQGGSYVASPGVRQGFNSPGVVTSTPHPGGVGQAVVRAEVIRSSKYDGLCMYFARILEMVWDARLVFEDFLVPHLSEPQQHVPVLRSVLNVDQLGWILGKLRQLQTWMEQNFRFLLPDREGGFPGVTMSGTQPFLQQTHPGSNETINPEKNFVINFKSLVDRSVETLSLWQVLNEHNIEDVILHLDTTIRDRLKHVKFRDLATKGQEICSALIASLINCYLDDGTSTDIISEKLREVCPHLFSNDDAVSSKAGELLMLAKQSKDKAEQESILKDALRRYRQVTHQINLELICSLFESVRFYDGVVELSLYAALKRDPQGMALHFYRNGEPHGDMQGREAFIARQQCYKCILDCLQRLLVIKTTPSQSPGLPSRPGPPPAPDPSALTPHDAEKHMEDVLSSSLSYGDELWHVVLYQWLIDNGLTERLLEIKSPHLEVFLRRSSSQDQPNELKMLDLLWKHYEKTKNYSAAARILSKLSEKQSPGVTLELRLEYLARAIMSAKSCNLRTAGSGDGEFLHGLEEKLEVARIQMQVYQALVRINSANPSRRIDQALIGLNSQLFDVTKLYGDFADEFDLSECKLAIVHCAGHYDPTLIETLWRDIIEAELRDSLQNPPSDRMAIVSKKIAYLGKVYVHSERYFPLGAIILMLEKKSAELVWDPTWVFMTMLEMGIPFPVLHAIYDKLFKAKDQCWRTQDKPLHILEVIYHLFMKFVNTPTISPPHERRKIAIALYDACATYLVELQSSLSRDPSVQNTLDKFQGLQKCLKRLLH